From a region of the Sesamum indicum cultivar Zhongzhi No. 13 linkage group LG3, S_indicum_v1.0, whole genome shotgun sequence genome:
- the LOC105157541 gene encoding cytochrome c oxidase subunit 5b-1, mitochondrial gives MFRRLAIQLRNLAPTRSLPRATPFPVGSSRAPDNALLAFPIFSRHFTTESGYVTKRVEDVMPIATGHEREELEAELQGRDLLEINYPAGPFGTKEAPAVIKSYYDKRIVGCPGAEGEDEHDVVWFWLEKGKPHECPVCSQYFVLEVVGPGGPPDGHGDDEDDHH, from the exons ATGTTTAGAAGGCTCGCTATCCAGCTTCGCAATCTCGCCCCGACTCGATCTCTTCCCAGGGCCACTCCATTCCCCGTTGGATCTTCCAGAGCTCCGGACAATGCCCTCCTTGCTTTCCCCATCTTCTCTCGCCATTTCACTACTGAATCTG GGTATGTGACTAAAAGAGTGGAGGATGTAATGCCGATTGCTACTGGTCATGAGCGTGAAGAGCTAGAAGCTGAGCTTCAA GGAAGGGACCTCCTGGAAATCAACTACCCCGCAGGTCCATTCGGAACAAAG GAAGCACCTGCTGTGATCAAGTCTTATTATGACAAAAGGATTGTGGGATGCCCTGGCGCTGAAGGAG AGGATGAACACGATGTTGTTTGGTTCTGGCTAGAGAAGGGCAAGCCTCATGAGTGCCCAGTATGCTCGCAGTACTTTGTG TTGGAAGTAGTTGGTCCAGGCGGACCTCCTGATGGACATGGGGATGATGAGGATGATCATCACTGA
- the LOC105157542 gene encoding (6-4)DNA photolyase, with protein MRLPVFSLRNPTMASGSNSLMWFRKGLRIHDNPALEYAARGSDNLYPVFVIDPHYMEPDPNAFSPGSKRASLNRIRFLLESLVDLDLNLQKLGSRLLVLNGEPSEVLFRCLKEWSIKKLCFEFDTEPYYQALDNKVRKYATAAGIEIFSPVSHTLFNPADIIQKNGGKPPLSYQSFVKLAGEPSWASSPISTELTLLPPVGSFGSCPTTEVPTIKNLGYEDTAEDDRTPFKGGESEALRRMRESMSNKEWVANFEKPKGDPSSFAKPATTVLSPYLKFGCLSSRYFYQCIQEVQRNVKRHTSPPVSLLGQLLWRDFFYTVAFGTPNFDQMKDNRICKQIPWKNDDKLLCAWRDARTGFPWIDAIMVQLQKWGWMHHLARHCVACFLTRGDLFVHWEKGRDVFERLLIDSDWSINNANWLWLSCSSFFYQYNRIYSPISFGKKYDPNGNFIRHFLPILKDMPKEYIYEPWTAPLSIQVKAKCIIGKDYPKPVVDHDLASKECKQILYEAYELNKRLNGKVTEEDLKKLRRKVEEDQRQEPKSKRLKQT; from the exons ATGCGACTCCCAGTTTTCTCACTCCGGAACCCGACAATGGCATCCGGCTCGAACTCTCTGATGTGGTTCAGAAAGGGGCTCCGTATCCATGACAATCCTGCGCTGGAGTATGCTGCAAGGGGGTCGGATAATTTGTATCCGGTGTTCGTGATCGACCCCCACTATATGGAGCCCGACCCCAACGCATTCTCCCCTGGCTCGAAACGTGCCTCGTTGAATCGGATCAGGTTCTTGCTTGAAAGCCTGGTGGATCTCGACTTGAATCTCCAAAAATTGGGCTCGCGTTTGCTGGTGCTCAATGGTGAGCCAAGCGAGGTCTTGTTCCGCTGCTTGAAAGAG TGGAGCATAAAGAAGCTATGCTTTGAGTTCGACACAGAGCCTTATTATCAAGCTTTGGATAATAAAGTTAGG AAATATGCTACTGCAGCTGGTATAGAAATTTTCTCTCCTGTGAGTCATACACTCTTCAATCCTGCAGATATTATCCAGAAG AATGGTGGAAAGCCACCTTTGAGTTATCAATCTTTTGTTAAACTTGCCGGGGAGCCATCTTGGGCCTCATCCCCCATTTCAACTGAGCTTACCTTGCTTCCTCCTGTTGGAAGTTTTGGAAGTTGTCCAACCACAGAAGTTCCAACAATTAAGAACCTGGGATATGAGGACACAGCAGAG GATGACAGGACTCCCTTCAAAGGTGGTGAATCTGAAGCATTAAGAAGGATGAGAGAATCAATGTCAAACAAG GAGTGGGTGGCTAACTTTGAGAAACCCAAGGGGGATCCATCTTCATTTGCAAAACCAGCAACAACTGTTTTATCACCTTACTTAAAA TTTGGTTGTCTGTCTTCAAGGTATTTCTACCAGTGCATTCAAGAGGTTCAGAGAAATGTCAAAAGGCACACATCTCCTCCAGTTTCCCTCCTTGGACAG CTGTTATGGCGAGATTTCTTCTACACAGTTGCCTTTGGGACTCCTAATTTTGATCAGATGAAGGATAACAGGATTTGCAAACAG ATACCATGGAAAAATGATGACAAACTGCTGTGTGCTTGGAGAGATGCTAGGACAGGATTTCCATGGATCGACGCCATAATGGTTCAG CTTCAAAAGTGGGGCTGGATGCACCATCTTGCCAGGCACTGTGTTGCCTGTTTTCTAACTCGTGGAGATCTG TTTGTGCATTGGGAAAAAGGGCGAGATGTTTTCGAGAGACTTCTTATTGATTCAGACTGGTCAATCAACAACGCAAACTGGTTGTGGCTATCATGCTCGTCATTCTTCTACCAG TATAACCGCATCTATTCTCCAATCTCATTTGGGAAGAAATATGACCCTAATGGCAACTTTATTAGGCACTTTCTCCCAATACTAAAAG ACATGCCTAAGGAGTATATTTATGAGCCATGGACAGCGCCTCTAAGCATACAAGTTAAAGCAAAATGCATTATTGGAAAAGATTATCCAAAGCCAG TCGTCGACCATGATCTTGCAAGTAAAGAATGCAAGCAGATATTGTACGAAGCATATGAGCTGAACAAAAGGTTAAATGGGAAGGTGACTGAAGAAGACCtgaaaaaattgagaagaaaagtgGAGGAAGATCAGAGGCAGGAGCCGAAGTCCAAGAGGCTAAAACAGACTTAG
- the LOC105157543 gene encoding cytochrome P450 734A1 — MEDYFHWFWVLLISYILLIFMLKVVLHLWWTPRRIQLHFMKQGIKGPKYQLFLGNLKELATLNLRASAQPMPLSHNILPRVLSFYHHWKKIYGSTFLVWFGATGRLTVSDPALIREIFILKSELFEKNESPPLVRKIEGDGLLSLKGEKWAHHRKIIQPTFHTENLKLMIPMMGKSMEEAVWKWSEEMSNAGKVEIEVSEWFQNLVEDVITRATFGSSYEDGKLIFQLQSQQMLHATEAYQKVFIPGYRFLPTKKNRISWRLEKEIRKSLVKLIDRRRKNSGCQVVSDECPNDLLELMIKASLKDSAHESSPLAITANDVVEECKTIFFAGKHTTSNLLTWTTVLLAMHPQWQEQAREEVLRVCGARDTPSKDDLAKLKTLGMILNESLRLYPPAVAIIRRAKTDMQLGGLHIPRGTELLIPILAVHHDPALWCHDAHEFNPARFAKGVAHAAKHPMAFMPFGLGARRCIGQNLAVLQARLAIAMLLQRFSFELAPTYQHAPSVLMLLHPQHGAPIVFRKL; from the exons ATGGAAGACTACTTCCATTGGTTTTGGGTTCTTCTGATCTCGTACATCTTGCTGATTTTTATGCTGAAAGTCGTGCTTCACCTGTGGTGGACGCCGAGGAGAATTCAACTCCACTTCATGAAACAAGGGATTAAAGGGCCTAAGTATCAGCTCTTCCTCGGCAACTTGAAGGAACTGGCAACCTTAAACCTCAGGGCTTCAGCTCAACCTATGCCTCTCTCCCACAACATACTTCCCAGAGTCCTCTCTTTCTACCATCAttggaagaaaatatacg GTTCGACGTTTCTTGTATGGTTTGGGGCGACGGGTCGGCTCACAGTTTCTGATCCAGCGCTGATTAGGGAAATCTTCATCTTGAAATCAGAGCTGTTTGAGAAAAATGAGTCGCCCCCACTTGTGAGGAAAATTGAAGGTGATGGTTTGTTGAGTCTCAAAGGAGAAAAGTGGGCTCACCATAGAAAGATTATTCAACCTACTTTCCATACCGAAAATCTCAag TTAATGATACCGATGATGGGGAAAAGCATGGAAGAAGCAGTGTGGAAATGGAGTGAAGAGATGTCAAATGCAGGGAAGGTGGAGATTGAGGTGTCGGAGTGGTTCCAAAATCTGGTGGAAGATGTCATCACAAGAGCCACTTTCGGAAGCAGCTATGAAGATGGCAAACTCATTTTCCAACTCCAATCTCAGCAAATGCTCCACGCCACCGAAGCTTATCAGAAAGTTTTCATTCCTGGCTATAg GTTCTTGCCCACTAAAAAGAATAGAATATCTTGGAgattggaaaaagaaattcgGAAATCGTTGGTGAAGCTCATCGATCGAAGGCGGAAAAATTCGGGATGTCAGGTTGTGTCAGACGAATGTCCTAACGATTTATTGGAACTCATGATCAAGGCCAGTCTCAAAGACAGCGCCCATGAATCGTCGCCACTCGCCATTACGGCCAACGACGTCGTTGAGGAGTGCAAGACCATCTTCTTCGCCGGCAAGCACACCACCTCCAACCTCCTCACCTGGACCACCGTCCTCCTCGCCATGCATCCCCAGTGGCAGGAACAGGCACGTGAGGAGGTCCTTCGGGTTTGTGGAGCACGTGACACCCCTTCTAAAGATGATCTTGCAAAGCTCAAAACG CTGGGAATGATTCTGAACGAATCACTGAGACTGTACCCACCTGCAGTAGCAATAATCAGACGGGCCAAGACGGATATGCAGTTGGGTGGGCTCCACATTCCTCGCGGGACCGAGCTTCTTATCCCCATCCTCGCCGTCCATCACGATCCCGCTCTGTGGTGCCACGACGCACACGAGTTTAACCCAGCGAGATTCGCCAAAGGCGTGGCTCACGCCGCCAAACACCCTATGGCCTTCATGCCCTTCGGCTTGGGCGCGCGCCGCTGCATCGGCCAAAATCTAGCCGTTTTGCAAGCCAGATTAGCCATAGCCATGCTTCTCCAGCGCTTCTCTTTCGAGCTGGCGCCGACTTACCAGCACGCGCCGTCGGTCCTAATGCTCCTACACCCTCAGCACGGCGCGCCCATTGTCTTCAGGAAATTGTAG